From one Nilaparvata lugens isolate BPH chromosome 2, ASM1435652v1, whole genome shotgun sequence genomic stretch:
- the LOC120349952 gene encoding uncharacterized protein LOC120349952 codes for MTFDCFQDFSNKLWYSSIRPGNKALDATVNEVCNYIYQPDGKIKFKLGFDEQAEELPRRSKVISEEIIYPALYSDAAKEEVGQRGDEICNNSCQKQGNGV; via the exons ATGACATTTGATTGCTTCCAAGATTTTTCAAACAAACTGTGGTACTCTTCGATTCGACCAGGAAACAAGGCTTTGGATGCAACTGTCAATGAAGTTTGTAACTATATTTACCAGCCTGAtggtaaaataaaattcaaactgGGATTTGATGAGCAGGCAGAAGAGCTCCCACGCCGCAGCAAAGTGATTTCCGAAGAAATTATCTACCCAGCACTTTATTCAG atgcCGCCAAGGAAGAAGTGGGACAAAGAGGTGATGAAATCTGCAATAACAGCTGTCAGAAACAAGGAAATGGGGTATAA
- the LOC111059664 gene encoding tigger transposable element-derived protein 6-like: protein MAFQLALRNNVAHPFSSDNKAAGWKWLRLFLQRNPTLSARKPQAMSLARVQGLNEESVNLFFSILKPELEKIKFNPLKVFNVDETGITVVQHKVRKIVAMKGKKSVHKLSAERGALVTVVMCMSASGSFVPPLMIFPRKLMKNELMDGAPPGAIGAANESGWITSDLFEKWFQHFISIVKPSKEDPIVLILDGHYSHSCNLNLLNLACDNGVPIVCLPPHSTSKLQPLDVSFMFPFKTYYAQAIENWLSNYPNRVVCNLQIAQLFNEAYAKAEVVKTAVNGFKKTGILPYNPNVFGPEDFLATPPAEASSAPEPSAKSQPSTSTDIRPASPSNQPSCSTQIPQLTTVSPRDIVGVPVIHPSTSKRRGNAALLTSSPYKKKLQDSKEKIDLKVRKQLNPIPKTLPGKEKNS, encoded by the coding sequence ATGGCCTTCCAGCTGGCTTTAAGAAACAATGTAGCTCACCCATTCTCATCTGACAATAAAGCAGCTGGATGGAAGTGGCTACGTCTGTTTCTGCAGAGGAACCCGACACTATCTGCACGGAAGCCACAAGCCATGTCCTTAGCTAGAGTGCAAGGTCTCAATGAGGAGAGTGTCAACCTTTTTTTCTCCATTTTGAAGCCggaattagaaaaaataaagtttaatCCACTCAAGGTGTTCAATGTGGATGAAACGGGCATCACAGTGGTGCAGCATAAAGTGAGGAAGATCGTCGCAATGAAAGGGAAGAAGTCGGTGCACAAACTGTCGGCAGAAAGAGGTGCACTCGTGACGGTTGTTATGTGCATGTCAGCATCAGGTTCATTTGTGCCTCCTCTTATGATTTTTCCGAGAAAGCTGATGAAGAACGAACTCATGGATGGAGCTCCACCAGGGGCAATAGGAGCAGCAAATGAGTCTGGGTGGATCACCAGTGATCTTTTTGAAAAGTGGTTtcaacatttcatttcaattgtgAAGCCATCAAAGGAAGATCCTATTGTGCTGATATTGGATGGACACTATTCACATTCTTGCAATTTGAATCTCTTAAACCTTGCTTGTGATAATGGTGTTCCCATAGTCTGCTTGCCTCCTCACTCCACTTCAAAATTGCAGCCTCTTGATGTTTCATTCATGTTCCCTTTCAAAACATATTATGCACAGGCAATAGAAAATTGGCTGTCTAACTATCCTAACCGGGTTGTTTGTAACCTCCAGATTGCTCAGCTATTTAATGAAGCCTATGCAAAGGCAGAAGTTGTGAAAACTGCTGTCAATGGTTTTAAGAAAACTGGGATTCTGCCTTACAACCCGAATGTGTTTGGCCCAGAAGACTTTTTGGCAACACCACCTGCTGAAGCATCCTCAGCTCCTGAACCATCTGCAAAAAGTCAACCCTCAACAAGCACAGACATACGACCTGCCTCTCCATCCAATCAACCTTCATGCAGCACACAGATACCACAGTTAACAACAGTTAGCCCAAGAGATATTGTAGGAGTACCTGTTATTCATCCATCCACATCCAAGCGACGAGGCAATGCTGCTCTTCTTACCAGCTCACCTTACAAGAAGAAACTACAAGACAGTAAAGAGAAAATCGATCTTAAAGTGAGGAAACAGTTGAATCCAATTCCAAAGACATTGCCAGGAAAGGAAAAAAACAGTTGA